A part of Salvia hispanica cultivar TCC Black 2014 unplaced genomic scaffold, UniMelb_Shisp_WGS_1.0 HiC_scaffold_567, whole genome shotgun sequence genomic DNA contains:
- the LOC125199585 gene encoding uncharacterized protein LOC125199585, whose translation MATLASANVASFVSVKLSRDGLDDQYNYETWSEQMSCLLESQDLMEFIDDTPPPPESRDDKWRRTDRLIKGWILGALSDEVIKTVVNLPSASAVWMKLKDNFSETRSPSPSPPPPPPFAAVSYKGKKWREDTKLYKSALRGDWETAKKIVDEDPSAIKLRMGFNLETAIHVAATVGKPEFLSNLLDLISDDDSVLALIDKFGDNPLHYAAAMGDYEAAKILVTRYPDLLYHSNIYGYFPHHSAADFGHRKILQLLISKTNHNHLNNPFADGGGRFLLELMICADLFDIALELVDKYPSIVTVDPRRSIGPVLVRIAKKATTFCVDDQFSFWKRLICILKMNMNPKSFDIENQTILDTEHPWWRKLVLKLHSRGVIKYLAFGINKYHEKIMLRKKALGLVKCLCKHMESLDYDLASGICEITILAAAKAGNRDVVEEIVEVYPLAIYFRNSSSQSFIHLAVKNRCEKVFNLLYQSTTYDYSNEIDNSGNSILHLAARLAPTHKLNLVSGAALQMQRELQWFQAASKFISPYMKEQKNHSGKTAKMIFTKEHKKLKIAGEKWMKDTATSCTIAATLIATVVFAASITVPGGNEPKFGYPVFHNSTAFTVFAVSDAVSLFTSTTSLLMFLSIHTSRYAEEDFLYALPKRLCIGLFTLFVSILFMMIAFSATVYLVFGRKKSWVLLPVGALSCLPISSFVLLQYPLLRDVISSTYGHGIFGKKKDRPFP comes from the exons ATGGCTACCTTGGCATCAGCTAACGTGGCGAGCTTCGTCTCCGTGAAGCTCAGTCGTGACGGACTTGATGACCAATACAACTACGAGACATGGAGCGAGCAGATGTCGTGCCTTCTCGAAAGCCAGGACTTGATGGAATTCATCGATGACACACCTCCCCCACCAGAAAGCCGTGACGACAAGTGGAGGCGGACCGATAGGCTCATCAAGGGCTGGATTCTTGGAGCGCTCAGCGACGAAGTTATTAAAACTGTTGTTAATTTGCCTAGCGCAAGTGCTGTGTGGATGAAGCTCAAAGATAACTTTTCTGAAACCCGATCACCTTCGCCTTCGCCTCCACCTCCCCCGCCTTTCGCCGCCGTCTCTTATAAAG gaaaaaagtGGCGTGAGGACACGAAATTGTACAAAAGTGCACTAAGAGGTGATTGGGAGACGGCTAAAAAAATTGTGGATGAAGACCCCAGTGCCATCAAACTGAGAATGGGCTTCAATTTAGAAACAGCCATCCACGTCGCCGCCACCGTGGGGAAGCCGGAATTTTTGTCGAACCTACTGGATTTGATCTCGGATGACGACTCTGTATTAGCCTTAATAGATAAGTTTGGAGATAATCCACTGCACTATGCTGCAGCGATGGGGGACTACGAGGCCGCGAAGATACTGGTCACCAGATATCCTGACTTGCTCTACCATTCAAACATTTATGGCTATTTCCCCCATCACTCAGCAGCTGATTTCGGTCACAGGAAAATTCTTCAGTTGTTGATTTCCAAAACCAATCATAATCATCTCAATAATCCATTTGCTGATGGTGGAGGACGTTTTCTTCTAGAATTGATGATTTGTGCTGACCTTTTCG ATATAGCATTGGAATTGGTTGACAAGTATCCTTCTATTGTCACGGTGGATCCTCGTCGGTCTATTGGTCCAGTTCTTGTTAGAATAGCTAAGAAGGCCACAACATTCTGTGTCGACGATCAATTCAGCTTTTGGAAACGTCTCATAT GTATTTTGAAGATGAATATGAATCCAAAATCATTTGACATTGAGAACCAAACTATTCTAG ATACAGAGCATCCATGGTGGCGCAAACTTGTTCTCAAATTGCACTCTCGTGGAGTTATCAAATACTTGg CGTTTGGCATTAATAAGTATCATGAAAAGATAATGCTGCGTAAGAAAGCACTCGGGCTTGTGAAATGCTTATGCAAGCACATGGAATCGTTAGACTATGATCTTGCATCAGGTATTTGCGAAATAACCATTCTAGCCGCAGCCAAAGCAGGAAATCGTGATGTTGTAGAAGAAATTGTTGAGGTCTATCCTCTTGCAATTTATTTTAGGAATTCTTCTAGTCAGAGTTTTATCCACTTGGCCGTAAAGAACCGATGTGAGAAAGTGTTCAATCTCTTGTATCAAAGCACAACATACGACTATTCAAATGAAATCGACAATTCCGGTAACTCTATCCTTCACTTGGCCGCACGTTTGGCACCCACTCACAAGCTCAATTTAGTATCGGGCGCAGCTCTCCAAATGCAGCGTGAATTACAATGGTTTCAg GCCGCTAGTAAGTTTATTTCTCCTTATATGAAGGAACAAAAAAACCATAGTGGGAAAACCGCTAAGATGATATTTACAAAAGAACACAAAAAGCTAAAAATAGCAGGAGAGAAATGGATGAAAGATACGGCAACCTCATGTACTATTGCAGCAACATTGATTGCCACTGTTGTGTTTGCTGCATCGATCACAGTTCCCGGCGGCAACGAACCAAAGTTTGGTTATCCTGTATTCCACAATTCAACTGCGTTTACAGTATTTGCAGTTTCAGATGCAGTTTCGCTCTTTACATCCACCACTTCGCTCTTGATGTTCTTGTCCATCCACACATCGCGATATGCAGAAGAAGACTTTTTATATGCTTTGCCCAAGCGACTATGCATCGGTCTATTCACCCTTTTTGTCTCCATCCTATTCATGATGATTGCCTTTAGTGCGACGGTGTATCTAGTGTTTGGGCGGAAGAAGTCGTGGGTTCTGTTGCCTGTGGGTGCACTATCTTGTCTGCCCATTTCTTCATTCGTGCTGCTGCAGTACCCACTTCTCAGGGATGTCATTTCTTCCACTTATGGCCATGGCATTTTCGGCAAGAAGAAGGATCGTCCATTTCCCTAA
- the LOC125199586 gene encoding uncharacterized protein LOC125199586: MQEYDLACKELENEDGQAFADLMDRNPSKFCKAFITSTQYSDAILNNVCECFNAYILEARNKHIIDMLEEMRITLMERLYRKAVEIEAAESSSTVCPKIKKKINAMVYESRNCTTIPALGGNFEVTHFDDRFVVTPSKRQCGCRKWDITGIPCLHGIAAINFLKRDVDEFVHQYFSVTKYKLAYGYGLPAVNGVKLWPVAEGFPVTPPHVRKMPGRPKKVRTRDPFEKDPARPNKLRKICVMTCQNCFQEGHNSRSCKNETVHVAEKPKAKKGRPRKTPQASTTVRGRGRGRGSAGANPTAGVGSTQQSAT; this comes from the exons ATGCAGGAGTATGACTTGGCATGCAAGGAGTTAGAGAATGAAGATGGGCAAGCATTTGCTGATTTAATGGACAGGAACCCGAGTAAATTCTGTAAGGCCTTCATCACCTCCACACAATACTCTGATGCTATTCTCAATAATGTCTGTGAGTGTTTCAATGCATACATTTTGGAGGCtagaaataaacatataatagaCATGCTTGAGGAGATGAGAATAACACTTATGGAGAGGTTGTATAGAAAAGCTGTAGAGATTGAAGCAGCTGAAAGTAGTTCAACAGTGTGtccaaaaattaagaaaaaaataaatgcaatgGTATATGAGAGTAGGAATTGCACGACAATACCTGCATTAGGGGGAAATTTCGAAGTTACTCACTTTGATGACAGATTTGTTGTGACTCCTTCAAAAAGGCAGTGTGGTTGTAGGAAGTGGGATATAACAGGCATCCCTTGTTTGCATGGTATTGCTGCTATTAACTTCCTTAAGCGGGATGTGGATGAATTTGTCCACCAATACTTTTCTGTGACCAAGTATAAGTTGGCATATGGATATGGCCTACCAGCTGTGAATGGAGTCAAATTATGGCCCGTTGCTGAGGGTTTTCCAGTCACCCCACCACATGTTAGGAAGATGCCTGGTAGGCCTAAGAAGGTTAGGACGAGGGACCCATTTGAGAAGGATCCGGCCAGACCAAACAAGCTAAGGAAGATATGTGTCATGACTTGCCAAAACTGTTTCCAAGAAGGCCACAACTCAAGGAGTTGCAAGAATGAGACTGTGCATGTGGCAGAGAAACCAAAG GCAAAAAAGGGAAGGCCTCGTAAGACGCCACAAGCATCGACTACGGTTCGAGGGAGAGGTAGAGGAAGAGGAAGCGCTGGAGCAAATCCGACTGCTGGAGTAGGCTCTACTCAACAAAGTGCAACTTGA